The DNA window CCCCCCGGCAGCGCTTTAGCCTCTTCCAGGTGGCGGGCCACGACGGGCTGCATCTTGGCAGCGAGGGCGAGGCCCTGGGGGTCCTTGCCAATGGAGCGGTAGGTCTGGATCAGCGCGAGGGTCATGGCGTGGCCGTTCACCTGCACGTTCTTGTAGGCGGCGTCGAAGGCGGCCCCCGAAAGCGTGGTCAGCCGGTTGTATTGCAGCCGCTGGTCGGCGCCCGGCTTGTCGGCGATGCGGATGCCCTTCTGCGCGGCGAGGTTGCTCAGCTCGGCCTGCGCCCGGGTGTGCTCGGTGATCATCTGCTGGGCGAAGGCCCGGATCGCCTGATTGCTGCTCTTTTGCAGGGCGAGCTGCGAGGTCGTGATCTCGGTGAGGTTGCTCATGGACATGACTTCCATGGCGAGCACGTCCGAGTCGTTGGACACCTGGGCGGTGGTGACGGGACCGAGGGGCGCCTGGGCCGAACCACCGGCAAAGGCCGTCGAGAGGGCAAACGAGAGGGTCAACGCGGAAACAGCAAGACGTCTATTCATGGTGAGGCCTCCAAGCCTAGGAATAAGCCCCGTTAGCTTGGCAGGTTCCGCGATGAGGTGAAATCAGGCCGCCTTCATTCCACCGTAAGTCGCTATGGAGGAAGCGTTAGTCATTTTGTGACATGAACATCGAATGGTATCAGGTTCTACGGTTCCTCCCACCGATATAGATCAATAAAAACGGTTCAAACAATCGAAGGCTCAACAGTAACTCTTCAATCCTCCCACTCGCGAACCGGAATGAACTCCACGCCCTCGCCCTCGGTGGCGGTCACGTTGTAGCGCGAGTCGAAGCGCACAAGCAGCTCCCCGCGGTCGAAGTGGGACGGGCTGACGACAGACTTGCGGAACAGGTAGCCGCCCTCGTCGTCCGCGCCGATGTGGGCGGCCTTGGTGAAGCGGAACTCGACGACCTCGCCGTGGGGCCGGGTGCGGACGCGCACGCGGAAGGTCTGCGGGTCGTCCTGCTTCACGTAGGGGCTGGCGGGGGCTTTTCTCTTGCCGAAGAGGTTGAACATGGGGTCTCCCTGGGGGCGCGGTACACGGAACCTGGTGCGAGGGGGGAAGAGGGGACCGGCGTACCGCACACGGCCCCCCTTGCCCCCACTTACACTTCCCGCAGCAGGCGCGTGAGCAGCCGCACGTGATCGGGCCAGCGGTCGAGGCGGACGTGTTCGTGCGCGGCGTGGGCGCCGTCGCCGGGGGCGCCCAGACCGTCGAGGGTGGGGGCGAGCGGCGCCGTGAAGTTGCCGTCGCTGCCGCCCCCCACGACCTCGCCGCCGATCTCGAAGCCGAGGTCGCGGGCGATGGTTTGCGCGCGGGCGAACAGCGCCTCCGTCCCCAGGCCGCGCTCGAAGGTGGGGCGGTTCAGGCCGCCCGTCACCTCCAGCCGCACGCGCGGGTCCAGGGGCCGCAGGGCCGCGACTCCGGCATTGACGCGCTCCGCCTCTGCCGCGGTGGAGACCCGCACGTCCACCTCGAACACGCACTCGGCAGGGATCACGTTCACCGCGCTGCCGCCCCGGATCAGGCCGACGCTGACGGTGGTCCCCACCTCCGGCCGGGCGAGGGCCTGCACCTCCAGCACCGCGCGGGCTGCCTCGGTGACCGCACTCGCTCCCTCCTCCGGCTTGTTGCCCGCGTGCGAGGCGACGCCGCGAAAGGTGAGCCGGAAGCTGCCCACCCCCTTGCGGCCCACCTTCAGCGCGTGGCTGTCGGCGACGGGCGGCTCGACGACCAAAACGGCGCGGGCACCCCGGGCGGCGGCCTCGATGGCCTCCCGGCTGCTGTGGCTGCCGATCTCCTCGTCGGGGGTTAGCAGAACCTGCACGCCGCCGCGCGGCCACTCGCCCCCCAGACCACGCAGCGCGTGC is part of the Deinococcus apachensis DSM 19763 genome and encodes:
- a CDS encoding DUF4142 domain-containing protein, whose product is MNRRLAVSALTLSFALSTAFAGGSAQAPLGPVTTAQVSNDSDVLAMEVMSMSNLTEITTSQLALQKSSNQAIRAFAQQMITEHTRAQAELSNLAAQKGIRIADKPGADQRLQYNRLTTLSGAAFDAAYKNVQVNGHAMTLALIQTYRSIGKDPQGLALAAKMQPVVARHLEEAKALPGG
- a CDS encoding M20 family metallopeptidase translates to MGGMEPNLQAMLSDLRALVEIESPSTDPVAVSHVMDAVEGRAKGLGAVSHALPGGTRRFDFGVDGTERPLLVLTHADTVWPTGTLSTMPFRIEGERAYGPGTYDMKAGIVGLLHALRGLGGEWPRGGVQVLLTPDEEIGSHSSREAIEAAARGARAVLVVEPPVADSHALKVGRKGVGSFRLTFRGVASHAGNKPEEGASAVTEAARAVLEVQALARPEVGTTVSVGLIRGGSAVNVIPAECVFEVDVRVSTAAEAERVNAGVAALRPLDPRVRLEVTGGLNRPTFERGLGTEALFARAQTIARDLGFEIGGEVVGGGSDGNFTAPLAPTLDGLGAPGDGAHAAHEHVRLDRWPDHVRLLTRLLREV